The region GCCCATTCATCcctgcacttttgtttttgttaagcacaaattatgttgtaaatattatgtgaaattctagcctctttcatttgtagtactcatttttatttcaagcaTTAACATAATCTTTTATATagttttatcttgtgttatattcacaagtcttgggacttactgggctaacctggTACACCTCAGAGATTTGTTTtgtgccatgtcatgtggaaatgtgtgttaagacaaaaaaaatccttgaattttaagaaaataaatgaatccttgaaatatcaactttaaatataacttgaaaggaaaatgaaaaaataaaaataagaacgtgaaataagaatagaatatacTCAAACAATAGCAACTGAAAGAACAGTacgaacaaatactgactgttcctgtgcgttttggGCTTTTGGAGGCATTacggtgccgtgcatccatggtgtacaaacttaaagtgagtacagaagaaagttacgattgaatcatgaattctattaaaataactaattttcacacattgggaagagtTTGTGCCCTTGTGttgtgttatcttacctgtgggtatgtgttgccacaccatttgtgtgtgaaggttcgttatttgaaggaaaaacactcccgaagttgatgctaacttccggttagcatttgaatgggatacTCCCTccgcttttagcattagtgctgggctagcgatgttttaaaaacaaagcatgttttgtattcaaatatacAGTGGGTGTTATTCTTactgtcgtgtgtttagttttacagttaaccccaactgggatgtcattaaacagcttaaaggacgctcgGGGGagaacagaataaccagaacaacatacgctgcacacttgctagttgctaatcatgatacgcaagcaaaatggtgcattcagggtactttcacagcgtcggaaacttcgtGTTTCTTCGATAACGTTTATAACGCTTTAGTTTAATGGGAAAATAATTGGCCATTTGGCCTAATTGaccgattgttttggcagatgttgGAAAggcaataatcggccgattaatcaGTTGGCCCtactgtaaaatattaaaatgtacaggaatggcataattaaatagttaaaatatgaTTCGAGAAAGTGTAACAGATAGaaaatggaattaaaaatacagtttttgtcATGCTTTGACTGGAGAATCAGCTCCTGTCTCAGCTTCTCACTATGGCAGTAAATTACCGGTAGttattttttgcagaggataaagaatatattcaTGTGAGTACTATTATATGGTCTGTCTAAATTTGTAGCTGTACCATTTGCTACACTGCTTGaagggtaacaacaacaacaaagggtttTCAAAAAACTTGGACGTGGAGTCACTCCTATCTAAAGGAACCACTGTATTggaaaatattgacaataaagCACACAATAATTAGACTCAGATTGTCATTGTCATTCAGCAAACATAACATCCCAGATGTTGTCACCGaacgaaagtaaaaaaaaaaaaaaattcaaaattcaaaaaaaaagggagctcagcctgaaataaaaacacagaataaaaaaaaactatacagtgaataaaaaaacctcaaaccttaaattcaaaataacaatacaatttACACTTTCGGGAGAGGTTTAACTCATTATATATATTGCACTTGtccctttcattttttatttagcagTCTTACGGCGGTTGGATAAAAACTCTTCAAGAAACTGTTAGTTTTGCACCTCAAACTCCGATGACGTTTTCCTGATGGCAGAGAGGAAAATAGCTTATTAAAGGGGTGTGAAATGTCTTCACTGATACCACGAGCCAAGGAAAGGCTTTGCTGCTCTGCCAGTTTACTCATAGTTGGCAGCGTGGCACCAATGATCTTTTGTGCCGCCTTAACAACACTCCCCAGCGCCTTCCTGTCCACGAGGCTGCTGCTCTCGTACCATAGGGAGATGCTGCTGGTCAGCACAGACTCGATTGTTCCTCTCTTTAGCCGACGGAGAAAATGCAGGCGTTGATTTGGCTTTTTAACCAGAGATTATACGTATGTGTAGGGACCAGGTCATGTTGTCGGAGACATGAACTCCCAAGAATTTAGACGTTTTTAACTTGATTTCAACTGCAGTGTCTTTAATTAgggtaaacaacaaaaacgtagaaaaccacaaatgataaaaataaaaataaatcttacaaAAACTGGACAAAATGAGCATTTATTAACATCTGCAACAAATTAAAATCTGATGATTTGCACTGAAAATCATggtataatattataataaaagagAACCAGGTGATAAAGGTTTACAGTGATATCTTGACTCAAGAGTGACCTGGCGTGTGAATTTTCAAGATATGACGTGGCGAGCAAAAATTGGAGTTAGGCGCTATTGCTCTTTGTCTTATTGCCTTGGTCACTCGGAGCTCAAGTCTCTGCTCTTctgtcatatggtgttccacagggttcaattttggggcccTTGATGTTTTCCTTGCATTTGCTGTCCCTGGGCTCCATCTTGAGAAACATGGTATTTCCCACGTCCCGCTAAATATAACGGACAGTTTCTCCTTTAAGCCACATTTGTCCAAGTTATCTGTCATGAACTTGGGTTTTAAATTGGACACTGATTTTAAATTGGGCCGGTGCTGTTAAATCcatctttttatatatattttttaggctGCTAGCAAAAGTAAAGCCTTAAATTTCACAACAGCACGTAAACCGTAATCCATGCCTTCGTTACATCTCAGATGGATTACTGTAAAGCACATGATTTTGGAGTCTCTCTATGCagctgtggttgtttttaaagtcttctaTAATGAATTGTCTTTCTCTGCAGGCTCGTATCTCCTTTGTAAGGGTGAAGTACTTGTTCCTCACCTGGCTGACTGTGCTGGTGGGAAGCTGGGTACTCTACGTGCAATACTCGGCCTACACGGAGCTGTGCAGGGGACACCAGTGCAAAAACACCATTGTGAGTTATCGATTAGCTTATGCTTGTTGCGACCACATTGTGGgattcaaattgatttttgaaaCGCACTTGCCGCCACATTGGGAAAGCTTGTCGATGATTTTCCACAATATGTTGGCTGGTTATCTGGGTCAGTCTTGTTTTATTGGCCTCTCACTAATTTGTGCTGAATGCTCATTGCACTTTAACTTATTTATTAACTTCAAGCTGTTGGTCAAGGTTCACAGGGTAAACACACCTTAGGCTTGGTACACATGTAAGGAAGTTTtaaatgttagatttttttcctgtgACAGACCccacacatatttaaaaaaataaaataaaatcttcagGAGAGTTTTAATAGAGCtttgttttacttatttataatttaaagaaagttgcaatcataataataataataatcaatgcaAGGATATCAGATGTATGGGATGAAATATGACAATCATGATATCTTTTAATTGTCCTGAAGTTTAAATAGGAATCTGTAAATAGATAAACGAGCTTaatccaaaaatgtgtttaaggCAGCAGGTGCTTCCTTCTTTTATTGTGCCGGCGGCCCCGATTTTGACTACCACAATTGTTGTTGGTGAATAAACCTGATGACAGACTTGTGTATTCTCTTCACCTTAAAGTGCGACAAATACAGGAGAGGAATTATTGACGGCTCGGCCTGCAGCAGCCTGTGTGACAAAGACACATTCTACATGAGCAGGTGTTTGTCAACACTCCCAAACAACCAGGTATGGAACCATCAGCAAAGTTTTCCTAAATCTACCACCAGTATTGAcctaatttacattttaaattctaatatttgtcCCGTCTATAAATTTTGTAGCGTTTCTCTTTGCTGAACTGATTCCAGCACATTTACATagatgttagattttttttttttttttgtccaatcagcttCAGCCTCTATGTGTTGCcgtgtcaatctaatctgcccatcACTTTCAGAACCACAAAAAACACCCAGTCAATTCAACTATATTggactgtttctttaaccaatcagattcctCATTCGTGAAAAACAACATGGCTGCCGCTGTTTTATCAGGTGTACACGGGAAGTTGGGACGATCACGAAGGGATCATTCGCTGTCATGTGGGCAAAGTGACACACTACGAGATTGGCGAGGAGCCGGAGCCTCACAGGGAGCCGCCTGCATTCGATACCCCCACCAAAGGCACATCCGTGGAGAAGTTCCGAGAGATGGTCTTTAATCAcctcaaggtaaaaaaaaaaatgcaaaggcAAGTTAGATATAATGTCACTGTCGGAGCTAATGAGGCAAATAGAAATGGTCTCACTTGGGACCCTGTTGTGTGTGTCGTTTCTAGTCCAAGCTTGGAGATCAGCAGACCAACCTGGGCGGTCTGGTGAGCGTGATCCTGTCTGTGGCGGACGGCAACAAAGACGGGAAAGTGTCCCTGCCTGAAGCTCGCTCCATGTGGGCTCTCCTGCAGATGGATGAGGTCAAATAACAACACATCAATATTTCCATTGGGGTACAGAGCAGTGGTGGGGAACTAGCAAACTACAAAATCTTTGGCactgtacttgagtagattTGAGGGGTGTCCGTACTTGACTTAAAAAAGTATTTCCAGAAAATAGAAACCAAACGCAACTCAATCACGAGTTGACTTGGTTGCTTTGATTTTAATGGAAGAACAAGACACGTGAGGATGTGTACTTTGAgtctgtacttctacttaagtacagagtACTTGTATGAGTACATTTGCCATCTttgagtatttttaaaaacaagtacTTTTACTGAAGTCATaaattgacttgacttgactactTAAAAGCACAGTGTGTAATaaatgaccactagatgtctcTATAGCATAGAATGCAACCGCACACTACGGTCACCAATTCATATTTAGcgtgagcaaaaaataaatggcgATGGCGACTTGGCAGCCTGTGTGAAGTCCGGTGAAAGACCGAGTGAGCCAgatttagccggagcagctaacaagagtggctagcgggagttagtcaGAGCCACTGGTCTGTATATATAACTGGATAGCTGATAGCCCATACGCACCTGTGCAAGCCGTTGaggccacagggcggccatcttaccacTCCCATCTCGCGAGTAGCCTACTGTTTAATAATATACGTATGCGTACAggttagacatatacagcttgtAGGCTCTAAGTATAGGACCGGGGGGTTGTGGGCGAagtggtcacttttttttttaaacatgtggacagcatgtgctgcttttaagaccccctttttcttttattgctcagttccttagaccccaatattagatttggcagaggcagcttttgttgaattacaggtataattctttaataataataaaaattcctcctgtaaacatcatcaagcatataatttatacatgtatttaaggcaagttgtaaaatgtctgaagtcctcttgtttatgtttaacaaatttaaaacactcataaatcatgctgtttctactaagtactgtgtCAGATGTTCTCCAATctcaatactgtaaatgtataggatcgtatgctgagAAATGTATCTTTGGAGTGGCAATATGgcagcttcaaaagtcttggcctatgaGCTATACATTTATAGATACAGATAAGTGGTCAGAGCCATAGGCTGGCGTGGcaaacaagagtggctagcggaACAAgctagtacttttttttttttttttttaaagcttgtaAAAGCGGTGACAAGCGACGGGAacccgaatcacgggactcagtTGTCGACTCATTGGGTCTGACACTCGATGTAAGCACCACTAGGGCTAACTACGTTCacgaagttgtcctttgggcatccatAGCAGGAACATGGCgacaaaacttttcttttttcaaaaatgtacgttgatgtgattttttgttttttgcatagtattgaaatcaatagtaggtttttgaaatgaattattagtACACCGCTAGATGGTGCTAAGGATTACACACTGTGGCTTTAATTGACTTTTATTGGAGTACCACtttaatgtgaggattcgtacTTGGACTCTACTTCAATACACAATTGTGTGTTGACTTGGCTACTTTTGACGTTCTGATTTTCATGATTATGTGTACTTGGTCCTTGCAGAGGCAtacaaaaaacatgtaaatgcaTTCTGTTCGCTGATAGTATGTTTACGTGTTGTTCTGGTCTCAGGTGCTCGTGGGCTTGCTGCTTCAGGAGCGGGGTCACACCCCTCGCCTCCTCGGCAACTGCGGCGACCTCTACATGACTGAGAGGGTCCCCCACGGGCCCCTGTACGGTTTCTCCGTGCCCTGGCCGCTGGTCTCCTGGGTCCCCGGCGGCTTACAACGCACCATGGACCAGTGGTTCGCCCCCTCGTGGCCCCGCAAAGCCAAGATCTCCATGGGCCTGCTGGAGCTGGTGGAGGACACCTTCCACGGCACGTACGGCAGCTTCCTCATCTGCGACCTGGCGGCAGCTCGCTTCGGCTACACCGACGGCCACGAGCTGCGTCTCACCGACGCCCGGGCCGTGGTGCCCGAGAGCCAGTTCCGGCGGGGCATGCGGGCTCTGCGCTGCCAGACGGACGCCGACTGCGTGTACGGGGCGGACTGCCGGACGTCGTGCGACAGCGTCGAGAAACGCTGCAGGGAGGAGCCCGTCCGGCCCAATTTGGCCAAAGCGTGCAGTACGCTGAAGGACTACCTGCTGCACGGGGCGCCGTCCGCCCTGCGGGAGGAACTGGAGAGGCAGCTGTACGCCTGCATAGCCCTCAAGGGCGACGCCGGACAGCTAAACATGGAGCACTCGTTGCTCCTCAACAACTTGAAGGCTCTGCTGTGGAGACAGATCTCGCACACCAAGGACTCGTGACCGGGTGGAAGTCGGATCTGACAATGCTGTGAtgcaatactgtatgtaaacaaGAGCACATTTTTATCGAGTTATTtcactattcatacaaaatgttAGGGATGTTGGGCCTTGGATTTCAACGTTGGGGATGAACTGAAAATGCTGTATTGGATAACCTTTACAATGAACATGCCCAACCGTTTCATTACAAAGCGCTGAACAGAAGAAATCACAACATTTTGGGCTGGCTGATATGGCCTAATTTGTTTccgtactttttgcacaacttgctgtTCTCTCGTAAGGCGCAAGAGAGACTGTAAGCGTCACAGAAAGACATCTAAGTGGATGTCCGTGGAAATTTACATGGATTGAAAAATGTCattcagctccttgttagagaccagcaagttgtgcaaaaagtactgaacaGTTGGCCATGCGTGAAGGTCatttaagttcacctgtaaaagGTTATGTTCATTCTGAAATTTGAGCCCAATATCCCTAATGTTTTGTCAGTAGTGAATAATGACATGATAACGTTACATGGGCAAAAGTTACAAGGCATCCCTTTTAGTTCCACATGAATCTGAAGTTTTTGACAATTGTATGCAACCATATTTTTCTAGGTAGGTGTAATAGTCatatgtcccaatacttttgaccaTATTGCATACATTCTATGATAACTGGCTGCGGCATAGTTAGAACTTACTCTTAAAGCTGTTTGTTTAATCACAATTTGGGAAACATTGAAGACTACACAATACttgtttatacttttttttttttaacaatattaatTTGGGTTCATGTAGTATCGAAATAATGCAAGGTCCCTATTTAATGTGATGACTTTTGCATGCTTATTTTTGCTAAATGTATTTAACATGTCTGGACTAAGCAAGTTAGGTACTTGTATGGATTGGTGTGAAggttcttcttttctttcttttttttaatgttgtcaaaACTGACACTGGTACACTTTCAAAGAATTCAGTACTCAGTGGGACATTTTGGGAATTGCAAACTGAGTGATCAAGCTACTATAAAGAAGCACAATCGCTACCTAGTGACACGACTAGGTGGCTTTTCCTCTCAAGCCTTGGGCCATGATTTGTGTGAACACATGAAGTAGATCGCAGAGCTGTATAGTCATTTGTGAATGTTGGCCAATTATTTTTCGTCTAGAAAAAGAATGACCTATTGTATTGCATCCGTTTTGGGGTTTTGCCTATCAGAGTGCCATCAAACACATGCTGAAATAGTCTTATGAATGTTCCAAGTGAAGATCTTTAAGCAATCCTGTGGCTGCACTTGAATGCCGACTACAAATGCACAAGGTCTGCTGATATGACGTCACTTTTGAAAACGCGTCACGATCGTGACGAGCTGAAGGCGTCCTCAGTGCTGCTGTGTGGACTAAGATGTTTAAACAGAAAAACACCTGCATGATTTTGCACAActgacaatacagtatacactatTTTGCGGTCTACATGCCTGGTTTCTTCTTTTGAGTCACAAAGTGGGTGAACTAAAAATTAATCATAACCTTGACCTTTGAGTACTTTACACATGTAAAggttaaagtgcattttcacctgaaagcaaaatataactttttatgAGCTATTTATGTCATGGGACCAAATGTGAAAAACGACTTAGCTATCCAAAATGATCATTACACAAACTATCAACAAAGACAGAAGTTGATTTTGggatacatttatttgtttgcgGTACGCGCTGCCGCGCCGGCGCGTGGCCACTACCCGTCGTCGGCCTCTCGCTCTTGCGCTCGTAAGAAGCTGGCCTTCTTCTGAGCGACGCGGTCCTTCCTTTGTGCCAGGGACAGCTTGGCGCGATTCCATCTGTCCAGAGAGGAGCAAAGAGTGGCACCGTTAACATTTggtacttcaaaataaaatcaccaATTGTAAGATTGATTTGCCTACAATGTCACAAGGCAGTTTTGTGTGAGGCATGCCGTTTTGTCACTTGACTTGAAGAGAAATAAAACGTAAACATAAAACCCCCACCTCTTCTTGTTTTTGATCTCtttttggggtttcttttcGTGAACGGGGTTCGCTCTGATGGCGGCGTGTgcttttttgtacatttcctcaacctgaaaagtgaaaagaaaaaaacatgctgaTGTTATTACAAGGGTGTTTGACGGAACTACAGTGCAGTATTTATGCTTCTCTCAGCCCCGTCTTGAAAACGACAGTAAACATCAGCCAGCGCAAACGAAGGACCAACTACGTTTTGCTCAGAGTGTTTTGGATCATCACAgagaagcaagaaaaaaaaatgatggcacTCATATTTGATGACTGTTTGCTTAGCTTGAGCGGACAGCCGACAAGTGTGAAAGTGGTGCCTTGCTCGTACCGTGTCCGGTGCGACTCCGTTCTTGATGAAGCGCGAAAACTGCTTCTTGTAGTTGTCCGGGTCTTCCTCCATCAGGTAAGACATGTAGTCGGCCACGTTCATTCCCATGATGTGCTTCCGATGCACCTCGGCGTCAAACTCTTTGCTCTCCGTGTCGTAACCGGGGAAGCGTTTCAGGCTGCAAACGAAGGAGATGACACCTCAGCAGCTTATTGGCAGCCAATGATGaggtcacaaaaaaaattatagattcagtgtttcccacagatttgaaatctacttgggtgggtcaATCCACTTTGTTACTGGCCAAGTTTAACCAGGCAGTACTCTGAGAATTGATCACAGAAAAACAGCTGCTTGATGGTCTGCCGACGACGGAGCCGTGTCAAAGCGTGTCTTTTCCGGTCACCATTGTCAGGCGTCTCGCCTGACTTGGAAAGCAAATCGAAAGAGCGGAGCTCCAGCCAGGGAGGCCGGCGCCTAAGCCCAGGTGGCCACATCATAGTGCCTCTTTCCCGGATACGCTTGTCGGGCGTCTTGCAGGCTGCTtggagaaagtgggcgtgtgtttagtctACTGGGCAGTACAGGGGTGTGGTCCTCAATTATCTACATAGATAAGTGAGGACCCAGTCGTATACTTGGGTTGGGGGGGCGCTGGTGCTTCAAGAACAAGAATGAGCAGGCATACTCAAAGATGGGTGAATGGAGGAATACACCACTTTGGCTGTGTTTTAAGTGAGAAAATAGCATTCTAAGATGgctaaaacctaaaaaaaaaagaaaaaaaagttgatttagcATGATATAGGCCCTTTGTTCATGAAATACCTATTTTGTATAGAACTAAGACTGTCACAAACTAATATTTTTGAAATCATCAGCCTATTGATAACTCAGGAAAATCATACCTCTGCACATAATCAAAAGAAAATGATGCTTGCACTATGTTGTCTATGGATTTTCTCTCCCAAAGTTGTTAAAACACATCTTCAAGACCATTATTCCAATTTTCACCTTAGGGTTATGAGGCATTAGATTTTTCTAATATCTCACATGTCAATAAATAATCACTTCAATAAAAGTTGTAATAAAGTGACTTCATTGATCAAATCAGGTCAGCTGGTTCTGTTGCTTCTCTCAGCCCCGTCTT is a window of Vanacampus margaritifer isolate UIUO_Vmar chromosome 2, RoL_Vmar_1.0, whole genome shotgun sequence DNA encoding:
- the dipk1aa gene encoding divergent protein kinase domain 1A isoform X2; this translates as MCDKGTNRIFTARISFVRVKYLFLTWLTVLVGSWVLYVQYSAYTELCRGHQCKNTICDKYRRGIIDGSACSSLCDKDTFYMSRCLSTLPNNQVYTGSWDDHEGIIRCHVGKVTHYEIGEEPEPHREPPAFDTPTKGTSVEKFREMVFNHLKSKLGDQQTNLGGLVSVILSVADGNKDGKVSLPEARSMWALLQMDEVLVGLLLQERGHTPRLLGNCGDLYMTERVPHGPLYGFSVPWPLVSWVPGGLQRTMDQWFAPSWPRKAKISMGLLELVEDTFHGTYGSFLICDLAAARFGYTDGHELRLTDARAVVPESQFRRGMRALRCQTDADCVYGADCRTSCDSVEKRCREEPVRPNLAKACSTLKDYLLHGAPSALREELERQLYACIALKGDAGQLNMEHSLLLNNLKALLWRQISHTKDS
- the dipk1aa gene encoding divergent protein kinase domain 1A isoform X1, with translation MAKGLFPRAWVKKSFYFQARISFVRVKYLFLTWLTVLVGSWVLYVQYSAYTELCRGHQCKNTICDKYRRGIIDGSACSSLCDKDTFYMSRCLSTLPNNQVYTGSWDDHEGIIRCHVGKVTHYEIGEEPEPHREPPAFDTPTKGTSVEKFREMVFNHLKSKLGDQQTNLGGLVSVILSVADGNKDGKVSLPEARSMWALLQMDEVLVGLLLQERGHTPRLLGNCGDLYMTERVPHGPLYGFSVPWPLVSWVPGGLQRTMDQWFAPSWPRKAKISMGLLELVEDTFHGTYGSFLICDLAAARFGYTDGHELRLTDARAVVPESQFRRGMRALRCQTDADCVYGADCRTSCDSVEKRCREEPVRPNLAKACSTLKDYLLHGAPSALREELERQLYACIALKGDAGQLNMEHSLLLNNLKALLWRQISHTKDS